A genomic window from Hippocampus zosterae strain Florida chromosome 13, ASM2543408v3, whole genome shotgun sequence includes:
- the tmc6b gene encoding transmembrane channel-like protein 6b isoform X1: protein MARNVDCDLGHPLMEAGLESPADEEGVHDSFHQLIAEQIHNGGLGEAFELQQLQKELDEESRDCVAQLSSPGSERSERRRLGMQHNERESDPFTGERWSSATLKILSSMPSRTIGRSRGAIISQYYNRTMQLRRRKQSRPSIQDFSRSARPTIRGYGIETDSADAEINKRDRLVNNLQNLSVSDRVRMLRAMPLSVAEKSELRRLASQKERRTPSGNQIPCCSRLKYYVIIAARQSWYSWLSFVHSLQLWQVALKRVSGRFGSGVLSYFLFLETLLFFNLFLFLLTGLFVVLPQAVHPPALSEDRHSFTGLELFTGAGYFSDTVMYYGYYCNYTLRMDCGNEIEGQYTSVSIGTSSDCTLKHLPYKMPLAYFFTIGMAFFVTCIILVYSMSKSFGRSFRIDKSHSILAMKAFCSWDFKVIKKSSIKLMSGNICTQLKELLAEVNHKHSPKTLYQKLWRVAVHCLAWAICVASTTACVLSIYFFSEYMHQNLQQSSRSVTKDPLLNEASLLALPVVVSCINLLLPIMFNLAAWMEDYESPSVRTYVAIGRNLMLKMSVLGVLCYHWLGRVAADPNSIGLKCWESFVGQELYRFLLMDFIFTLLDILFGEFLWRLFSHKVLKKNRKPVFDIAKNVLDLIYGQTLAWLGVLFTPLLPAVQILKLLLLFYIKKSSVMMNCQAPSRPYRVSQMTTIFITLLCFPSYLGASVCVTYTMWSIKPSSSCGPFRDLKTMFQAGKRWVEDLEKENPNLSMLARAHSYLVENPFFLFVGAGIFLFVLNTENIVSLYTDVIVIVKHNRTVFAIDGWSYFCVFCNAILDWRHNMFFPSGSSSISTVKWWMVKGRSSAYYKSRSRMKEKTRSFSSLACSPSMSRDEPPLGGSQARILPTETPTTVIKQASFLQTWRPFNWKNHLTRVVESDQNSNV from the exons ATGGCTCGGAATGTTGACTGCGACCTGGGCCACCCCCTCATGGAAGCTGGGCTGGA GAGCCCAGCAGATGAGGAAGGTGTTCATGACTCATTCCACCAGCTAATAGCAGAGCAGATTCACAACGGAGGCCTGGGCGAAGCCTTTGAACTACAGCAACTACAGAAAGAACTGGATGAGGAGAGCCGAG ACTGTGTTGCCCAGCTGTCCAGCCCTGGATCAGAGCGCAGTGAGCGGAGACGGTTGGGAATGCAGCACAATGAAAGAGAATCTGACCCTTTCACTGGTGAACGATGGTCTTCAGCCACCTTGAAGATCTTGTCCTCCATGCCCAGCCGCACCATCG GCCGCAGCAGGGGAGCCATCATCTCTCAGTACTACAACAGGACCATGCAGCTTCGGAGACGCAAGCAGAGCAGGCCCTCAATCCAAGACTTCTCACGCTCGGCTAGACCGACCATACGAGGTTACGGCATCGAGACAGACAGTGCAGACGCAGAGA TAAATAAAAGGGATCGTCTGGTGAATAACTTGCAGAACCTCTCCGTAAGCGACAGAGTCAGGATGCTCCGGGCTATGCCTCTAAGTGTGGCAGAAAAGAGTGAACTcag AAGGTTAGCTTCGCAAAAGGAGAGACGCACTCCGTCTGGCAATCAGATCCCCTGCTGCAGCCGACTCAAATATTATGTCATCATT GCCGCAAGACAGAGTTGGTACAGTTGGCTGTCTTTCGTGCACTCACTCCAGTTGTGGCAGGTGGCACTCAAGCGAGTGAGCGGCCGTTTTGGCAGCGGGGTCCTGTCCTACTTCCTGTTTCTCGAGACTCTACTCTTCTTCAACCTCTTCCTCTTTCTGCTGACCGGTTTATTCGTAGTGCTTCCTCAGGCAGTGCACCCTCCAGCTCTGTCCGAGGACAGACACTCTTTCACTGGACTGGAGCTTTTTACCGGAGCA GGATATTTCTCGGACACAGTGATGTACTACGGGTACTACTGTAACTACACGCTGCGTATGGATTGCGGAAATGAAATTGAAGGGCAATATACATCCGTGTCCATTGGAACCAGTTCGGACTGCACGTTGAAGCATCTACCTTACAAGATGCCACTTGCCTATTTCTTTACTATAGGCATGGCATTCTTTGTCACATGTATCATCCTTGTTTACAG CATGTCAAAGTCATTTGGTCGAAGCTTCCGAATTGACAAATCTCATAGCATCCTGGCCATGAAAGCCTTCTGCTCCTGGGACTTCAAGGTCATCAAGAAATCTTCCATTAAACTCATGTCTGGGAATATCTGCACCCAGCTCAAG GAGCTGCTAGCAGAGGTGAATCATAAACACTCGCCCAAAACACTGTACCAGAAGCTGTGGCGAGTGGCGGTCCACTGTCTGGCGTGGGCTATATGTGTAGCAAGCACCACCGCTTGTGTGCTCTCCATCTACTTCTTCTCTGAATACATGCACCAG AATCTCCAGCAAAGTTCTCGCAGTGTGACCAAGGACCCCTTGCTGAACGAGGCCAGCCTCTTGGCTCTCCCCGTGGTGGTGTCCTGTATCAACTTGCTGCTGCCTATTATGTTCAACCTGGCTGCATGGATGGAGGACTATGAGTCACCATCCGTCCGCACATATGTTGCCATTGGCAG AAACTTGATGTTAAAAATGAGTGTGCTTGGAGTACTTTGCTACCATTGGCTCGGTCGAGTGGCTGCTGATCCAAACAGTATCGGCCTCAAG TGCTGGGAGAGTTTTGTTGGTCAAGAACTTTATCGCTTCCTGTTAATGGATTTCATTTTTACTCTGCTCGACATCTTGTTTGGAGAGTTTCTTTGGAG GTTGTTTTCACATAAGGTGCTGAAGAAGAACAGGAAACCAGTGTTTGATATTGCCAAGAATGTTCTCGATCTCATCTATGGGCAAACACTGGCCTG GCTCGGCGTTCTCTTCACTCCTCTGCTGCCTGCGGTGCAGATACTGAAACTTCTGCtgcttttttacattaaaaag AGCAGTGTGATGATGAACTGTCAGGCCCCCAGTAGGCCGTACAGAGTAAGCCAGATGACCACCATCTTCATCACTCTCCTCTGCTTCCCCTCCTACCTCGGGGCCTCTGTGTGTGTCACCTACACCATGTGGAG TATCAAGCCCTCTTCGTCATGTGGTCCCTTTCGTGATCTCAAAACAATGTTTCAGGCTGGAAAGCGTTGGGTGGAGGATCTAGAAAAGGAAAACCCCAATTTATCAATGCTGGCCAGGGCTCACTCCTATCTGGTGGAGAACCCGTTCTTCCTGTTTGTGGGAGCAGGCATCTTCTTGTTCGTACTCAACACTGAAAATATTGTATCACTGTATACAGATGTTATTGTGATAGTCAAACACAACAGAACTGTATTTGCAATAGATGGCTGGTCATATTTTTGTGTATTCTGCAATGCTATTCTTGATTGGAGACACAATATGTTCTTCCCATCAGGATCGTCATCTATTTCCACAGTCAAGTGGTGGATGGTCAAAGGAAGATCATCGGCCTACTACAAGAGCAGATCGAGAAT GAAGGAGAAGACAAGAAGTTTCTCATCACTCGCCTGCAGTCCATCCATGAGCAGAGACGAACCCCCACTCGGAGGTTCACAAGCCAG GATTCTGCCTACTGAGACACCAACTACTGTAATCAAGCAGGCAAGCTTCCTTCAGACCTGGAGGCCTTTTAACTGGAAAAATCACTTGACAAGGGTAGTGGAATCTGACCAAAATTCAAATGTGTAA
- the tmc6b gene encoding transmembrane channel-like protein 6b isoform X2, translating into MARNVDCDLGHPLMEAGLESPADEEGVHDSFHQLIAEQIHNGGLGEAFELQQLQKELDEESRDCVAQLSSPGSERSERRRLGMQHNERESDPFTGERWSSATLKILSSMPSRTIGRSRGAIISQYYNRTMQLRRRKQSRPSIQDFSRSARPTIRGYGIETDSADAEINKRDRLVNNLQNLSVSDRVRMLRAMPLSVAEKSELRRLASQKERRTPSGNQIPCCSRLKYYVIIAARQSWYSWLSFVHSLQLWQVALKRVSGRFGSGVLSYFLFLETLLFFNLFLFLLTGLFVVLPQAVHPPALSEDRHSFTGLELFTGAGYFSDTVMYYGYYCNYTLRMDCGNEIEGQYTSVSIGTSSDCTLKHLPYKMPLAYFFTIGMAFFVTCIILVYSMSKSFGRSFRIDKSHSILAMKAFCSWDFKVIKKSSIKLMSGNICTQLKELLAEVNHKHSPKTLYQKLWRVAVHCLAWAICVASTTACVLSIYFFSEYMHQNLQQSSRSVTKDPLLNEASLLALPVVVSCINLLLPIMFNLAAWMEDYESPSVRTYVAIGRNLMLKMSVLGVLCYHWLGRVAADPNSIGLKCWESFVGQELYRFLLMDFIFTLLDILFGEFLWRLFSHKVLKKNRKPVFDIAKNVLDLIYGQTLAWLGVLFTPLLPAVQILKLLLLFYIKKSSVMMNCQAPSRPYRVSQMTTIFITLLCFPSYLGASVCVTYTMWSIKPSSSCGPFRDLKTMFQAGKRWVEDLEKENPNLSMLARAHSYLVENPFFLFVGAGIFLIVIYFHSQVVDGQRKIIGLLQEQIENEGEDKKFLITRLQSIHEQRRTPTRRFTSQDSAY; encoded by the exons ATGGCTCGGAATGTTGACTGCGACCTGGGCCACCCCCTCATGGAAGCTGGGCTGGA GAGCCCAGCAGATGAGGAAGGTGTTCATGACTCATTCCACCAGCTAATAGCAGAGCAGATTCACAACGGAGGCCTGGGCGAAGCCTTTGAACTACAGCAACTACAGAAAGAACTGGATGAGGAGAGCCGAG ACTGTGTTGCCCAGCTGTCCAGCCCTGGATCAGAGCGCAGTGAGCGGAGACGGTTGGGAATGCAGCACAATGAAAGAGAATCTGACCCTTTCACTGGTGAACGATGGTCTTCAGCCACCTTGAAGATCTTGTCCTCCATGCCCAGCCGCACCATCG GCCGCAGCAGGGGAGCCATCATCTCTCAGTACTACAACAGGACCATGCAGCTTCGGAGACGCAAGCAGAGCAGGCCCTCAATCCAAGACTTCTCACGCTCGGCTAGACCGACCATACGAGGTTACGGCATCGAGACAGACAGTGCAGACGCAGAGA TAAATAAAAGGGATCGTCTGGTGAATAACTTGCAGAACCTCTCCGTAAGCGACAGAGTCAGGATGCTCCGGGCTATGCCTCTAAGTGTGGCAGAAAAGAGTGAACTcag AAGGTTAGCTTCGCAAAAGGAGAGACGCACTCCGTCTGGCAATCAGATCCCCTGCTGCAGCCGACTCAAATATTATGTCATCATT GCCGCAAGACAGAGTTGGTACAGTTGGCTGTCTTTCGTGCACTCACTCCAGTTGTGGCAGGTGGCACTCAAGCGAGTGAGCGGCCGTTTTGGCAGCGGGGTCCTGTCCTACTTCCTGTTTCTCGAGACTCTACTCTTCTTCAACCTCTTCCTCTTTCTGCTGACCGGTTTATTCGTAGTGCTTCCTCAGGCAGTGCACCCTCCAGCTCTGTCCGAGGACAGACACTCTTTCACTGGACTGGAGCTTTTTACCGGAGCA GGATATTTCTCGGACACAGTGATGTACTACGGGTACTACTGTAACTACACGCTGCGTATGGATTGCGGAAATGAAATTGAAGGGCAATATACATCCGTGTCCATTGGAACCAGTTCGGACTGCACGTTGAAGCATCTACCTTACAAGATGCCACTTGCCTATTTCTTTACTATAGGCATGGCATTCTTTGTCACATGTATCATCCTTGTTTACAG CATGTCAAAGTCATTTGGTCGAAGCTTCCGAATTGACAAATCTCATAGCATCCTGGCCATGAAAGCCTTCTGCTCCTGGGACTTCAAGGTCATCAAGAAATCTTCCATTAAACTCATGTCTGGGAATATCTGCACCCAGCTCAAG GAGCTGCTAGCAGAGGTGAATCATAAACACTCGCCCAAAACACTGTACCAGAAGCTGTGGCGAGTGGCGGTCCACTGTCTGGCGTGGGCTATATGTGTAGCAAGCACCACCGCTTGTGTGCTCTCCATCTACTTCTTCTCTGAATACATGCACCAG AATCTCCAGCAAAGTTCTCGCAGTGTGACCAAGGACCCCTTGCTGAACGAGGCCAGCCTCTTGGCTCTCCCCGTGGTGGTGTCCTGTATCAACTTGCTGCTGCCTATTATGTTCAACCTGGCTGCATGGATGGAGGACTATGAGTCACCATCCGTCCGCACATATGTTGCCATTGGCAG AAACTTGATGTTAAAAATGAGTGTGCTTGGAGTACTTTGCTACCATTGGCTCGGTCGAGTGGCTGCTGATCCAAACAGTATCGGCCTCAAG TGCTGGGAGAGTTTTGTTGGTCAAGAACTTTATCGCTTCCTGTTAATGGATTTCATTTTTACTCTGCTCGACATCTTGTTTGGAGAGTTTCTTTGGAG GTTGTTTTCACATAAGGTGCTGAAGAAGAACAGGAAACCAGTGTTTGATATTGCCAAGAATGTTCTCGATCTCATCTATGGGCAAACACTGGCCTG GCTCGGCGTTCTCTTCACTCCTCTGCTGCCTGCGGTGCAGATACTGAAACTTCTGCtgcttttttacattaaaaag AGCAGTGTGATGATGAACTGTCAGGCCCCCAGTAGGCCGTACAGAGTAAGCCAGATGACCACCATCTTCATCACTCTCCTCTGCTTCCCCTCCTACCTCGGGGCCTCTGTGTGTGTCACCTACACCATGTGGAG TATCAAGCCCTCTTCGTCATGTGGTCCCTTTCGTGATCTCAAAACAATGTTTCAGGCTGGAAAGCGTTGGGTGGAGGATCTAGAAAAGGAAAACCCCAATTTATCAATGCTGGCCAGGGCTCACTCCTATCTGGTGGAGAACCCGTTCTTCCTGTTTGTGGGAGCAGGCATCTTCTT GATCGTCATCTATTTCCACAGTCAAGTGGTGGATGGTCAAAGGAAGATCATCGGCCTACTACAAGAGCAGATCGAGAAT GAAGGAGAAGACAAGAAGTTTCTCATCACTCGCCTGCAGTCCATCCATGAGCAGAGACGAACCCCCACTCGGAGGTTCACAAGCCAG GATTCTGCCTACTGA